A single region of the Thermococcus zilligii AN1 genome encodes:
- the pstA gene encoding phosphate ABC transporter permease PstA — protein MFTFNRKLVEKVFLALTATLTGLALFPLFHIILTVVAKGLPVVLERGVTFLFGTFKEGGIGPAIAGTFILTFLSALIGVPIAFLVGLYAYEYPKSTIGKWTKVLLQIMIEFPTILVGVFVMQVVVVPMRTYSAIAGALALAIILTPYVAIYTHEAMREIPFTYREAGFSLGLTRAKVLFRVLAPMAKKGILTGVLIGLAKAAGETAPILFTAGGLYESYPESVTNPIGAIPLLIYRLIQSPSPKDHAMAWGASLVLMTIFLAIFLPVRLSMKEVKM, from the coding sequence ATGTTCACCTTTAACAGAAAATTAGTTGAGAAGGTCTTCCTGGCCCTAACAGCTACACTCACGGGCCTCGCACTGTTCCCGCTATTCCACATCATTCTAACTGTCGTAGCGAAAGGCCTGCCCGTTGTGCTTGAAAGGGGTGTCACCTTCCTCTTTGGAACCTTCAAAGAAGGGGGCATAGGGCCAGCCATAGCGGGAACCTTTATTCTGACGTTCCTGTCTGCCCTTATCGGGGTTCCGATAGCGTTCCTCGTCGGTCTCTACGCCTATGAATACCCGAAGAGCACGATAGGGAAGTGGACAAAGGTCTTACTCCAGATAATGATAGAGTTCCCGACGATACTCGTCGGAGTGTTCGTCATGCAGGTTGTCGTAGTTCCCATGAGAACCTACTCCGCAATAGCCGGAGCGCTCGCACTGGCGATAATACTCACGCCTTATGTTGCAATTTACACCCACGAGGCGATGAGGGAGATCCCCTTCACCTACCGCGAGGCGGGATTCTCCTTAGGACTGACGAGGGCAAAGGTTCTCTTCAGGGTTTTGGCGCCAATGGCAAAGAAGGGCATCCTCACGGGAGTTTTGATAGGCCTCGCCAAGGCCGCCGGGGAAACCGCCCCAATACTCTTCACAGCAGGGGGCCTCTACGAAAGCTATCCTGAATCCGTAACCAATCCCATCGGAGCAATCCCGCTCCTAATCTACCGGCTCATTCAGAGCCCAAGTCCAAAAGACCACGCCATGGCCTGGGGGGCCTCGCTCGTCCTGATGACCATATTCCTGGCCATCTTCCTCCCAGTGAGGCTCAGCATGAAGGAGGTGAAAATGTGA
- a CDS encoding phosphate ABC transporter ATP-binding protein: protein MKFAIETKNLHVYYGKNHVITGVDLQIPEKGVFALMGPSGCGKSTMLRTFNRLIELNDEARVEGEVLLFGENIYGKDVDPMDVRKRVGMVFQYPNPFPHLTIYDNVAIGPKLNRMVSSKEELDKRVEWALRKAALWDEVKDRLNDYPSNLSGGQMQRLVIARALAMKPEVLLMDEPTANIDPVGTAKIEELLFELKNDYTIVLVTHSPAQAARVSDYVAFLYLGKLIEVGPTKKVFENPEHELTEKYVTGALG, encoded by the coding sequence GTGAAGTTTGCTATAGAGACGAAGAACCTCCACGTTTACTACGGAAAAAACCACGTGATAACGGGTGTTGACCTCCAGATACCTGAGAAAGGAGTGTTCGCCCTGATGGGGCCGAGCGGCTGCGGAAAGAGCACCATGCTCAGAACATTCAACAGGCTGATAGAGTTGAACGATGAGGCGAGGGTTGAAGGAGAAGTCCTGCTCTTTGGGGAAAACATCTACGGTAAAGATGTCGACCCAATGGATGTCAGGAAGCGCGTTGGCATGGTGTTCCAATACCCCAACCCGTTTCCCCACCTAACGATCTACGACAACGTGGCCATCGGCCCGAAGCTCAACAGGATGGTGTCTTCGAAGGAAGAACTTGACAAGAGGGTCGAGTGGGCGCTCAGGAAGGCGGCCCTGTGGGACGAAGTTAAGGATCGCCTGAATGACTACCCGAGCAACCTGAGCGGCGGCCAGATGCAGAGGCTTGTAATAGCGAGGGCTTTAGCAATGAAACCCGAGGTGCTACTCATGGACGAACCGACGGCTAACATAGACCCTGTCGGAACCGCGAAGATAGAGGAGCTCCTCTTCGAGCTTAAGAATGACTACACAATAGTACTCGTGACGCACTCGCCGGCCCAGGCCGCCCGCGTAAGCGATTACGTTGCCTTCCTCTACCTGGGGAAGCTGATAGAGGTAGGCCCGACGAAGAAGGTGTTTGAGAACCCCGAACACGAGCTGACCGAGAAGTATGTTACCGGGGCATTGGGGTGA
- a CDS encoding phosphate signaling complex PhoU family protein produces MRKLLDLGMEKLRKLITEMGEMALLSLEGARKSLEGERNSVEEISSKLHIMREEVLDIATELLVRYSPVAGDLRFIQSAIDVSYDLYRVSRYAMEIERTARIVESVRPTPLLERGFSLTEEALKTAIEAFQNLEEANYGKLLELDKEIDELYISSLRGMKQEKCPPFEALIMRHLERISDHAKEIGARVVYIREGKRV; encoded by the coding sequence ATGAGGAAGCTCCTTGACTTAGGTATGGAAAAGCTGAGGAAGCTTATAACTGAAATGGGTGAGATGGCCTTACTCTCCCTTGAAGGTGCCAGGAAAAGCTTGGAAGGGGAAAGAAACTCCGTCGAAGAGATATCGAGCAAACTGCATATAATGCGAGAAGAGGTCCTTGACATAGCCACAGAACTCCTCGTTAGGTACTCACCGGTGGCAGGCGACCTGCGCTTCATCCAGAGCGCCATTGATGTATCCTACGACCTCTACAGGGTTTCACGCTACGCGATGGAGATAGAGAGAACCGCCAGAATCGTTGAGTCCGTCCGCCCTACTCCTCTGCTCGAAAGGGGATTTTCCCTCACTGAAGAGGCCCTAAAGACCGCCATAGAAGCCTTCCAAAACCTCGAGGAGGCGAACTATGGGAAACTCCTTGAGCTCGATAAGGAGATAGACGAGCTTTACATCAGCTCCCTTCGCGGAATGAAACAGGAGAAGTGCCCTCCCTTTGAGGCCCTCATAATGCGCCACCTTGAGAGGATAAGCGACCACGCGAAGGAGATAGGGGCCCGGGTTGTCTACATCAGGGAGGGGAAGAGAGTCTAA
- the pcc1 gene encoding KEOPS complex subunit Pcc1: MGLQGGSGDRGARGTWPIEGVIEISFPDEDLARIVYESVLYEHESVPYRRSRIEFLRDGKKVVIRFLAKDNSALRGTLDSYLRWIKVAMESLEF, encoded by the coding sequence ATGGGACTACAAGGAGGCTCAGGGGATAGGGGCGCAAGGGGAACCTGGCCAATCGAAGGAGTGATCGAGATCTCTTTTCCAGATGAGGACCTCGCGAGGATCGTCTACGAGAGCGTTCTCTACGAGCACGAGAGTGTCCCTTACAGACGGAGCAGGATAGAGTTCCTGAGGGACGGAAAAAAAGTGGTGATCCGCTTCTTAGCAAAGGACAACTCCGCCCTCAGGGGGACGCTGGACTCCTATCTGAGATGGATTAAGGTCGCGATGGAGTCGCTGGAATTCTGA
- a CDS encoding ribosomal biogenesis protein — MMLITTSHRPTRRTRSFGHDLEKVFPNSLYLTRGKKTIQDLLMEAYDRNYERLLIINVWKGNPLKMTFIKVDPNDWGYLGYLYLHGIKLQREMGHRDVRPLREEMPFVVTTAKRVGLDHVAFAQAFAELTGGTFVPRGELSLQGIANKYNTDVLGVIERHPRGMAINFYRFDVDKENPVGPLISVKIWIMEDGRRWDYKEAQGIGAQGEPGQSKE, encoded by the coding sequence ATGATGCTGATAACGACTTCCCACAGGCCAACGAGGAGGACGAGGAGCTTCGGCCACGACCTGGAGAAGGTCTTCCCCAATTCACTCTATTTGACTAGGGGGAAGAAGACCATCCAGGACCTGCTCATGGAGGCCTACGACAGGAACTACGAGAGGCTTTTGATAATCAACGTCTGGAAGGGGAACCCGCTCAAGATGACCTTCATCAAGGTCGACCCAAACGACTGGGGTTATCTTGGTTACCTCTACCTCCACGGCATAAAACTCCAGCGCGAGATGGGGCACAGGGATGTAAGGCCCCTCCGCGAGGAGATGCCCTTCGTTGTAACCACCGCCAAGCGCGTTGGGCTCGACCACGTCGCCTTTGCTCAGGCCTTTGCGGAACTCACGGGTGGAACCTTCGTCCCGAGGGGTGAGCTCTCCCTTCAGGGTATAGCAAACAAGTACAACACGGACGTCCTCGGCGTTATCGAGAGGCACCCGCGCGGGATGGCGATCAACTTCTACCGCTTCGACGTTGATAAGGAGAACCCGGTCGGCCCCCTCATAAGCGTCAAGATATGGATAATGGAGGACGGGAGGAGATGGGACTACAAGGAGGCTCAGGGGATAGGGGCGCAAGGGGAACCTGGCCAATCGAAGGAGTGA
- a CDS encoding glycosyltransferase family 2 protein has product MLGEKKISVVIPAYNEEKGLPKVLERIPDFIDEVVVVDDGSSDGTCEVARAFAEKNPKIKVIRLERNCGKGCAMREGVKNATGDIVVFMDADGQHRPEEIIKLVGPIVRGEADMVIGARKVKEAGKRPLHRRLSNIITTRLIRLKLRTYVSDTQSGFRAYRREFLPEIESDRYEVETEMLLKAAKMGARIREEAVSMIYDPNREGRFGFRDVVRFMETYLKF; this is encoded by the coding sequence ATGCTCGGAGAGAAGAAAATAAGCGTCGTTATCCCGGCCTACAACGAGGAAAAAGGCCTTCCCAAAGTGCTGGAGAGGATTCCCGATTTCATCGATGAAGTGGTAGTGGTCGACGACGGCTCCTCAGACGGAACCTGTGAAGTGGCAAGGGCTTTTGCAGAGAAGAACCCTAAGATAAAGGTCATCAGGCTGGAGAGGAACTGCGGCAAAGGTTGCGCGATGCGCGAGGGCGTGAAAAACGCAACCGGGGATATCGTTGTCTTCATGGACGCCGACGGCCAGCACAGGCCCGAGGAGATAATCAAGCTCGTTGGGCCGATAGTCAGGGGAGAGGCCGACATGGTAATCGGGGCGCGGAAGGTCAAGGAAGCCGGAAAGAGACCCCTCCACAGGCGGCTGAGCAACATAATCACGACCAGACTGATCCGCCTCAAGCTCAGAACTTACGTCTCCGACACCCAGAGCGGCTTCAGGGCCTACAGGAGGGAGTTCCTGCCTGAGATAGAGAGCGACCGCTACGAGGTGGAGACGGAGATGTTGCTAAAGGCCGCAAAGATGGGGGCGAGGATAAGGGAAGAGGCGGTAAGCATGATATACGACCCAAACCGGGAGGGGCGTTTTGGTTTTAGGGACGTCGTCCGCTTTATGGAGACTTACCTCAAGTTCTGA
- the panB gene encoding 3-methyl-2-oxobutanoate hydroxymethyltransferase — protein MREITPKRIREMKGREKITMVTAYDYPSALLADKAGIDIVFVGDSLGMVVYGEPNTLNVSMEQMVFHTRAVARAVRRALVLADMPFGSYEVSVEEGVKNAMRLIQAGADAVKIEGGADHEELVRKLVRMGIPVMGHTGLTPQRYLRIGGYRIMGETEEEIEEILRDAKALERAGAFAVVLEFTLADVAKLITEEVSIPTIGIGSGPWVDGQVLVWHDLLGIYENSPPFAKRYAGLGEAILKALQSYNSEVKAGVFPGREHYWEFLDKKDFREKAQKALERLGEK, from the coding sequence ATGAGGGAGATAACGCCGAAGAGGATTCGTGAGATGAAGGGAAGGGAGAAAATCACGATGGTTACAGCGTACGATTACCCATCGGCACTTTTGGCGGATAAGGCAGGGATCGACATCGTCTTCGTCGGCGATTCACTCGGCATGGTGGTCTACGGAGAACCTAACACGCTCAACGTGAGCATGGAGCAGATGGTCTTCCACACGAGGGCAGTAGCGAGGGCTGTAAGGAGGGCGCTGGTTTTGGCCGACATGCCCTTCGGGAGCTACGAGGTGAGCGTTGAAGAAGGCGTAAAGAACGCGATGAGGCTCATCCAGGCCGGTGCGGATGCGGTCAAGATAGAAGGCGGTGCCGACCACGAGGAGCTCGTCAGGAAGCTCGTCAGGATGGGAATCCCGGTCATGGGCCACACGGGGCTAACGCCCCAGCGCTATTTGAGGATTGGCGGCTACAGGATCATGGGGGAAACCGAGGAGGAGATTGAGGAAATTCTCCGCGATGCCAAGGCCCTTGAGAGAGCTGGGGCTTTCGCCGTTGTTCTGGAATTTACCCTTGCAGACGTTGCGAAGCTGATAACTGAAGAGGTCTCGATCCCCACCATAGGCATAGGCTCCGGGCCGTGGGTTGATGGCCAGGTTCTGGTATGGCACGACCTCCTCGGAATCTATGAGAACTCGCCGCCCTTTGCGAAGCGCTACGCCGGCCTTGGCGAGGCAATACTGAAGGCCCTTCAGAGTTACAACAGCGAAGTCAAGGCCGGGGTATTCCCGGGCAGGGAGCACTACTGGGAGTTCTTAGATAAGAAAGACTTCAGGGAGAAGGCCCAAAAAGCCCTCGAGAGGCTGGGGGAGAAGTGA
- a CDS encoding ribbon-helix-helix domain-containing protein, protein MGKVKTSVYIDGELWKEFKELARREKSEVSELLEEALVNYLINEVLKDVDDSEVPLWFEPLKVKGESSEKLVREMRDDREKRLLGH, encoded by the coding sequence ATGGGAAAGGTGAAGACCAGTGTTTACATCGATGGTGAACTGTGGAAGGAGTTCAAAGAGCTGGCCCGGCGGGAGAAGAGCGAGGTCAGCGAGCTCCTTGAGGAGGCGCTGGTGAACTACCTCATAAACGAAGTTTTGAAGGACGTAGACGACTCAGAGGTGCCCCTGTGGTTCGAGCCTTTGAAAGTCAAAGGGGAGAGCAGTGAGAAGCTCGTGAGGGAGATGAGGGATGACAGGGAGAAGCGTTTACTTGGACACTAG
- a CDS encoding type II toxin-antitoxin system VapC family toxin, translating to MTGRSVYLDTSAILKRYLDEEGSEVVKRLFMDAYRGEVKLTFSIWNIGEVIGVLDKRLRRGQLSKEEFDFLKKGFLAEIKRLTRLGVLEVVPVHSLILADAWKLIEKYHLYQADTLQIASAKYAEAGSFYTADGRLHRVAIEEGLNSILLGGE from the coding sequence ATGACAGGGAGAAGCGTTTACTTGGACACTAGTGCGATTCTGAAGAGATACCTGGACGAGGAGGGCAGCGAGGTCGTGAAGAGGCTCTTCATGGACGCATACAGGGGGGAGGTGAAGCTGACCTTCAGCATCTGGAACATCGGAGAGGTGATCGGCGTACTCGATAAAAGGCTGAGACGGGGACAGCTCAGCAAAGAGGAGTTTGACTTCCTGAAAAAAGGCTTCCTGGCGGAGATAAAGCGGCTCACGAGGCTGGGCGTCCTGGAAGTCGTTCCCGTCCACTCCCTGATCCTGGCAGACGCCTGGAAACTGATCGAGAAATATCACCTGTACCAGGCCGATACCCTGCAGATAGCCTCGGCAAAGTACGCGGAGGCGGGGAGCTTTTATACTGCCGACGGGAGGCTCCACCGGGTGGCAATCGAGGAAGGTTTAAACTCAATACTCCTCGGGGGTGAGTGA
- a CDS encoding archease: MREWEHYEHTADIGVRGYGSTLEEAFEAVALGLFDVMVDVRKVEPGECREVEVEEEDLEALLYSFLEELLVLHDMEGLVFGDVRVKIEKTKKGYRLSAKACGEPVSEKHEPKEEVKAITYHDMEIKQLPDGRWMAQFVPDL, encoded by the coding sequence ATGAGGGAGTGGGAGCACTACGAGCACACTGCAGACATAGGCGTCCGCGGTTACGGCTCAACGCTTGAGGAGGCCTTTGAAGCAGTGGCCCTGGGACTCTTCGACGTCATGGTGGACGTGAGGAAAGTGGAGCCGGGGGAGTGCAGGGAAGTTGAGGTCGAGGAGGAGGACTTGGAGGCCCTCCTGTACTCATTCCTCGAGGAGCTTTTGGTGCTCCACGACATGGAGGGCCTCGTCTTTGGAGACGTCAGGGTAAAGATAGAAAAGACCAAAAAAGGCTACAGGCTCAGCGCTAAAGCCTGTGGTGAACCGGTGAGCGAGAAGCACGAGCCGAAGGAGGAAGTGAAGGCGATAACCTACCACGACATGGAGATAAAGCAGTTACCGGATGGGAGATGGATGGCCCAGTTCGTTCCGGACCTATGA
- a CDS encoding tRNA (cytosine(49)-C(5))-methyltransferase: MGARDVIRETNPAFYERYSQLEDTDEFWEFMIKPLRQSIRVNTLKAPLEAVLERLKEEFELEPIPWAREGFFINADNLAKVPEHSLGLIFGQEASSMIPPVALDPKPGELVLDMAAAPGSKTGQIAQYMENEGCIVANDPNMGRANVLIANLNRMGVLIARVTTRDGAEFARFENTFDRVLLDAPCSSVGLIRKKWRFLEAWSLKGVVKYMNIQKKLILAGYKALKPGGTLVYSTCTIDPLENEEVVDYLLRKTDARLEKIELPVKTSEPVLEWEGKEYSPELKKALRIHPNDNDTEAFFIAKIVKPGEADERGD; encoded by the coding sequence ATGGGCGCCAGGGACGTGATCAGGGAGACAAACCCGGCCTTTTACGAGCGCTATTCACAGCTCGAAGACACCGACGAGTTCTGGGAGTTCATGATAAAACCGCTCCGGCAGAGCATAAGGGTGAACACCCTCAAGGCCCCGCTCGAGGCTGTCCTTGAAAGGCTTAAAGAGGAGTTCGAGCTTGAGCCGATACCCTGGGCCAGGGAAGGCTTCTTTATCAACGCCGACAACCTCGCGAAGGTTCCGGAGCACAGCCTCGGCCTCATCTTTGGCCAGGAGGCAAGTTCAATGATTCCGCCCGTTGCGCTCGACCCGAAGCCCGGGGAGCTGGTTCTGGACATGGCGGCGGCGCCCGGCTCAAAGACCGGACAAATAGCGCAGTACATGGAGAACGAGGGCTGCATCGTAGCGAACGACCCGAACATGGGCAGGGCGAACGTTCTTATAGCCAACCTCAACAGGATGGGCGTTTTAATAGCCCGCGTCACAACCCGGGACGGGGCCGAGTTTGCGCGTTTCGAGAACACCTTCGACAGGGTTCTGCTCGATGCCCCATGCTCCTCCGTTGGGTTGATAAGGAAGAAGTGGCGCTTTTTAGAAGCGTGGAGCCTGAAGGGCGTCGTGAAGTACATGAACATCCAGAAAAAGCTCATCTTAGCTGGCTACAAAGCGCTGAAGCCCGGCGGGACGCTCGTCTACTCAACCTGCACGATAGACCCGCTGGAGAACGAGGAAGTTGTTGATTACCTCCTCAGGAAGACGGACGCCAGGCTGGAAAAAATCGAGCTCCCCGTTAAAACGAGCGAGCCAGTTCTCGAATGGGAGGGGAAGGAATACTCGCCCGAGCTGAAGAAGGCTTTGCGCATACACCCAAACGACAACGACACCGAGGCCTTTTTCATAGCGAAGATAGTCAAGCCGGGGGAGGCGGATGAGCGGGGAGATTAA
- a CDS encoding methyltransferase RsmF C-terminal domain-like protein, whose translation MSGEINGKETGEKDTEIVKKLLVENYGYAPELIYKIGGNNRKVYAYKPCGPGIGDIGWKGVYFGKIEGDGIRLTIEGSFLVGPKATKNVVELDDGRARRYLAGENVEVDGELYGWVIVKWRSYFLGSAKAKGGKLIGYVPGERRLRLE comes from the coding sequence ATGAGCGGGGAGATTAATGGAAAGGAAACGGGGGAGAAAGACACCGAAATCGTGAAAAAGCTCCTCGTCGAAAACTACGGCTATGCTCCAGAGCTAATCTACAAAATCGGGGGCAACAATCGGAAAGTTTACGCCTACAAGCCCTGCGGGCCGGGGATAGGCGACATCGGATGGAAGGGCGTTTACTTCGGGAAGATCGAGGGGGACGGGATAAGGCTCACCATAGAGGGGAGCTTTTTGGTCGGGCCAAAGGCGACGAAGAACGTGGTTGAGCTCGACGACGGGAGGGCGAGGCGCTATTTGGCAGGGGAGAATGTTGAAGTAGATGGGGAGCTCTACGGGTGGGTGATAGTGAAGTGGCGCTCCTACTTCCTCGGCTCCGCGAAGGCCAAAGGGGGGAAGCTGATAGGCTACGTGCCAGGAGAAAGGAGGTTAAGGCTGGAGTAA
- a CDS encoding RtcB family protein, producing MIPLKRIDKIRWEIPKFDKRMRVPGLVYADDQLIEKMRQDKTLEQAANVATLPGIYKYSIVMPDGHEGYGFPIGGVAAFDVKEGVISPGGVGYDINCLAPGSKVMTEHGYWLRVEELPGKFRLQGVKVYNLDEGHNDASRVAFVAEREVGEGELAVRITTESGRVIEGSEDHPVLTPEGYVYLGNIREGDFVIVYPFEGVEYEERKGVILDEDAFREEDPQVLKFLREKGLIPLRWEDPKVGTIARILGFAFGDVHLGGMSEGLTLAFYGKEETLKELRKDLEGLGISADLYVREKDYNIETTSGHCEGKSLSAELRVTSRSFALLLEKLGMLKGKKTEKTCRVPEWIMEAPLWVKRNFLAGLFAADGSIVEFKGNTPLPINLTRAKSGEPAGSPAGFLGDVARLLAEFGIKTTLYEVKSEKGVTYRLSIVGEESVKAFVERINYEYDPEKKARGLIAAAYLRLKERVGEERRRTIEEAGGFVENFPTFEEFARERGYEGGFVAEKVVKVERVKPGYARFYDIGVYHGAHNFIANGVVVHNCGVRLIRTNLTEKEVRPKIKELVDALFKNVPSGLGSEGRVKLHWTQIDDVLANGAKWAVENGYGWEEDLEHLEEGGRMEGADPNAVSQKAKQRGAPQLGSLGSGNHFLEVQVVDKVFDEKIAKAYGLFEGQVVVMVHTGSRGLGHQVASDYLRIMEDANRKYRIPWPDRELVSVPFQSEEGQRYFSAMKAAANFAWANRQMITHWVRESFEEVFKRKAEDMEMGVVYDVAHNIAKVEEHTVDGKKVKVVVHRKGATRAFPAGHPDVPRAYRDVGQPVLIPGSMGTASYVLAGAEGSMRETFGSSCHGAGRLLSRHAATQQYRGDRLKNELMQKGIYIRAASLKVVAEEAPGAYKSVDNVVSVVHEAGIASLVARMRPIGVAKG from the coding sequence ATGATACCTCTGAAGAGGATTGACAAAATCCGCTGGGAGATACCGAAGTTCGACAAGAGAATGCGCGTCCCCGGCTTGGTTTACGCCGACGACCAGCTCATAGAGAAGATGCGCCAGGATAAGACCCTCGAACAGGCCGCCAACGTCGCCACGCTCCCGGGCATCTATAAGTACTCAATCGTAATGCCTGATGGACACGAGGGATACGGCTTCCCCATCGGCGGAGTGGCGGCCTTTGACGTAAAGGAGGGCGTGATAAGCCCAGGAGGCGTGGGATACGACATCAACTGCCTTGCCCCTGGCTCAAAAGTTATGACCGAGCACGGATACTGGCTCAGAGTTGAGGAACTGCCCGGGAAGTTCAGGCTCCAGGGCGTTAAGGTTTACAACCTCGACGAAGGCCACAACGACGCTTCAAGGGTTGCCTTCGTCGCCGAGAGGGAAGTTGGAGAGGGCGAGCTGGCCGTGAGGATAACCACCGAGAGCGGAAGGGTCATAGAGGGAAGCGAGGATCACCCGGTTCTCACTCCGGAAGGCTACGTTTACCTGGGCAACATCAGGGAAGGGGACTTCGTCATAGTCTATCCCTTCGAGGGCGTTGAATACGAGGAGAGAAAGGGCGTAATCCTCGATGAGGACGCCTTCAGAGAGGAGGACCCGCAGGTGCTGAAGTTCCTGAGGGAGAAGGGCCTAATCCCGCTCCGCTGGGAGGATCCGAAGGTCGGGACGATAGCGAGGATCCTCGGCTTTGCCTTCGGAGATGTTCACCTCGGCGGGATGTCAGAAGGGTTAACCCTGGCCTTCTACGGGAAGGAAGAAACACTCAAAGAGCTCAGGAAAGACCTCGAGGGGCTCGGGATAAGCGCCGACCTCTACGTCCGCGAGAAGGACTACAACATCGAGACGACCAGCGGGCACTGCGAAGGAAAGAGCCTCTCCGCGGAGCTGAGGGTCACCTCGAGGAGCTTTGCTCTCCTGCTTGAGAAGCTCGGCATGCTAAAGGGCAAGAAGACGGAGAAGACCTGCCGCGTTCCGGAGTGGATAATGGAGGCCCCGCTCTGGGTCAAGAGGAACTTCCTGGCCGGACTCTTCGCTGCCGATGGGAGCATTGTCGAGTTCAAGGGCAACACGCCCCTCCCCATAAACCTCACCCGGGCGAAGAGCGGGGAGCCTGCCGGTAGCCCTGCCGGGTTTTTGGGCGACGTTGCCAGGTTGCTGGCTGAGTTCGGCATAAAGACGACCCTCTACGAGGTTAAGTCAGAGAAAGGCGTGACCTACAGGCTCTCCATAGTTGGTGAGGAGAGCGTTAAAGCTTTCGTTGAGCGGATAAACTACGAGTACGACCCCGAAAAGAAGGCCCGGGGCCTCATCGCGGCCGCTTACCTCAGGCTCAAGGAGCGCGTTGGGGAGGAGCGCAGGAGAACCATCGAAGAGGCGGGGGGCTTCGTCGAGAACTTCCCGACCTTTGAGGAGTTCGCCAGAGAGAGGGGCTATGAGGGTGGCTTCGTCGCGGAGAAGGTTGTAAAGGTCGAGAGGGTAAAGCCGGGCTACGCCAGGTTCTACGACATCGGGGTTTACCACGGGGCCCACAACTTCATAGCCAACGGCGTCGTCGTCCACAACTGCGGCGTCCGCTTGATCAGGACGAACCTCACCGAGAAGGAGGTAAGGCCAAAGATCAAGGAGCTCGTTGACGCCCTCTTCAAGAACGTGCCGAGTGGCCTTGGAAGCGAAGGCAGGGTGAAGCTCCACTGGACGCAGATCGACGATGTTTTAGCTAATGGTGCAAAGTGGGCAGTTGAGAACGGCTACGGCTGGGAGGAGGACCTCGAGCACCTCGAGGAAGGCGGAAGGATGGAGGGGGCAGACCCCAACGCGGTAAGCCAGAAGGCGAAGCAGAGGGGCGCTCCCCAGCTCGGCTCCCTCGGCTCGGGGAACCACTTCCTCGAGGTTCAGGTGGTTGACAAGGTATTCGACGAGAAGATCGCCAAAGCCTACGGCCTCTTCGAGGGGCAGGTCGTCGTTATGGTCCACACCGGAAGCAGGGGCCTCGGCCACCAGGTGGCGAGCGACTACCTCAGGATAATGGAGGACGCCAACAGGAAGTACAGAATTCCCTGGCCCGACCGCGAGCTTGTGAGCGTCCCCTTCCAGAGCGAGGAGGGGCAGAGGTACTTCAGCGCGATGAAGGCAGCCGCAAACTTCGCCTGGGCCAACAGGCAGATGATAACCCACTGGGTCAGGGAGAGCTTCGAGGAGGTCTTCAAGAGAAAGGCCGAGGACATGGAGATGGGCGTTGTCTACGACGTGGCCCACAACATAGCGAAGGTTGAGGAGCACACCGTCGATGGGAAGAAGGTCAAGGTCGTGGTGCACAGGAAAGGCGCAACGAGGGCCTTCCCCGCGGGCCACCCGGACGTTCCAAGGGCTTACCGCGACGTCGGCCAGCCCGTCCTGATTCCAGGCTCGATGGGCACGGCCAGCTACGTCCTGGCTGGCGCTGAGGGGTCAATGAGGGAAACGTTCGGAAGCTCCTGCCACGGTGCGGGGAGGTTGCTGAGCAGGCATGCCGCGACCCAGCAGTACCGCGGTGACAGACTGAAGAACGAGCTGATGCAGAAGGGTATTTACATCAGGGCGGCTTCGCTCAAGGTTGTGGCGGAAGAGGCCCCAGGAGCGTATAAGAGCGTCGACAACGTCGTCAGCGTCGTCCACGAGGCGGGGATAGCCAGCCTCGTTGCCAGGATGAGGCCAATAGGCGTCGCCAAGGGCTGA